A portion of the Ricinus communis isolate WT05 ecotype wild-type chromosome 10, ASM1957865v1, whole genome shotgun sequence genome contains these proteins:
- the LOC8277515 gene encoding bZIP transcription factor TGA10 isoform X1, translating to MSLMGFSWAFQGVVVGETENQAEERKLVDSSFMASNKVINNHSTQLEHQQQQQQQNHHHHHHHQQQHHHQLQEHHHPHQQQQQIPYGMLQSSSSSSIPGSFIRSKDAGAYDLGELDQALFLYLDGQDPSAVQDQRQSNTGMRPPTLNIFPSQPMHVVEPSSAKTNTPGLVSSATSGSKRPSEPSMELANARNDVASAPEPAKTLKREGNRKGPTTSSSEQEGPKTPDPKTLRRLAQNREAARKSRLRKKAYVQQLESSRIRLTQLEQELQRARAQGLFFGGGGNLLAGDQGLPVGINNISSDAAVFDLEYARWVEEHHRLTCELRAAVQEHLPENELRLFVDNCLAHYDEVMNLKSMVAKSDVFHLVSGMWKTPAERCFMWMGGFRPSELIKVILNQIEPLTEQQILGICGLQQSTQEAEEALSQGLEALNQSLSDTIASDSLSCPPNMANYMGQMAVAMNKLSTLEGFVRQADNLRHQTLHRLHQVLTTRQAARCFLAIAEYSHRLRALSSLWLARPRQE from the exons ATGTCATTAATGGGGTTTTCATGGGCATTTCAAGGAGTTGTAGTAGGAGAAACAGAAAATCAAGCAGAAGAAAGAAAGCTTGTTGACAGCTCTTTCATGGCTAGTAATAAGGTCATCAATAATCACTCAACACAATTAGAACATCAACAACAACAGCAACAacaaaatcatcatcatcaccatcatcatcagcaacaacatcatcatcaattACAGGAACATCATCATCCAcatcagcagcagcagcaaatTCCTTATGGAATGTTgcaatcatcatcatcatcctcaaTCCCTGGAAGCTTTAT CAGAAGCAAAGATGCTGGAGCATATGACTTGGGAGAATTGGATCAAgcactttttctttatcttgaTGGACAAGACCCTTCTGCTGTTCAAGACCAAAGAC AGAGTAATACTGGAATGAGGCCTCCAACTTTGAACATTTTCCCTTCTCAGCCTATGCATGTAGTAGAGCCATCATCAGCAAAG ACTAATACTCCAGGATTAGTTTCTTCAGCAACTAGTGGTTCAAAGAGACCATCAGAGCCGTCCATGGAGTTGGCCAACGCAAGAAATGATGTTGCATCTGCTCCTGAACCAGCTAAAACTCTCAAG CGTGAAGGGAACCGCAAAGGTCCAACCACTTCAAGCTCAGAGCAAGAAGGACCTAAGACACCAGACCCAAAG ACACTTAGAAGACTTGCTCAGAATAGAGAGGCAGCAAGGAAAAGTAGGCTAAGAAAAAAG GCTTACGTTCAGCAGCTAGAGTCAAGTAGAATTAGGCTAACCCAACTTGAACAAGAGCTACAAAGAGCTAGAGCTCAA gGCCTTTTCTTTGGAGGAGGAGGAAATCTTCTGGCTGGAGATCAAGGTCTTCCTGTAGGTATCAACAACATCAGTTCAG ATGCTGCTGTATTTGACCTGGAGTACGCAAGATGGGTAGAGGAGCATCATCGTCTCACATGCGAGCTTCGAGCAGCAGTACAGGAGCATTTACCTGAGAACGAGCTTAGGCTCTTTGTGGACAACTGCTTAGCTCATTATGACGAGGTGATGAACCTCAAAAGCATGGTTGCCAAATCCGACGTCTTCCATCTTGTTTCTGGCATGTGGAAGACTCCGGCTGAACGTTGCTTCATGTGGATGGGAGGTTTCCGGCCGTCGGAGCTCATCAAG GTTATACTGAACCAAATCGAGCCCTTAACAGAGCAACAAATATTAGGTATATGTGGATTACAGCAATCAACACAAGAAGCCGAAGAAGCCTTGTCACAAGGACTTGAAGCTCTCAATCAATCTCTATCTGATACAATAGCCTCTGATTCATTGAGCTGCCCTCCTAACATGGCTAATTACATGGGCCAGATGGCTGTAGCCATGAACAAGCTTTCTACACTTGAAGGTTTTGTTAGACAG GCAGATAATCTGAGGCACCAAACCCTTCATAGGCTGCATCAAGTATTGACAACCCGGCAAGCTGCAAGGTGTTTTCTGGCCATTGCCGAGTACTCTCATCGTCTTAGAGCTCTGAGCTCTCTGTGGTTGGCTCGTCCACGGCAAGAATAA
- the LOC8277503 gene encoding FT-interacting protein 1 encodes MNPLDAKEDFKLKDTKPQLGERWPHGGARGGGGWISSDRATSTYDLVEQMFYLYVRVVKAKDLPTNPVTGNIDPYIEVKLGNYRGKTKHFEKKINPEWNQVFAFSKDKIQSSVLEVFVRDREMVGRDDYIGKVVFDMHEVPTRVPPDSPLAPLWYRLEDRHKDSKVKGEVMLAVWMGTQADEAFPESWHSDAATVQGEGVYNVRSKVYVSPKLWYLRVNVIEAQDVEPHDRSQMPQVFVKAQVGNQVLKTKLCPIRTFNPTWNEDLIFVAAEPFEEQLVLTVENKATSAKDEVMGRLMLPLHIFERRLDHRPVHSKWYNLERFGFGALEGDKRHELKFSSRVHLRVCLEGAYHVLDESTMYISDQRPTARQLWKNPIGILEVGILSAQGLLPMKPKEGRGTTDAYCVAKYGLKWVRTRTILESFNPKWNEQYTWEVYDPCTVITIGVFDNCHLGGTEKPASGGGGRGDSRIGKVRIRLSTLETDRIYTHSYPLLVLQPSGLKKMGELQLAVRFTCLSLANMIYLYGHPLLPKMHYLHPFTVNQLDSLRYQAMNIVAVRLGRAEPPLRKEVVEYMLDVDSHMWSMRRSKANFFRIVSLFSGVISMSKWLSEVCTWKNPVSTLLVHVLFFILICYPELILPTMFLYMFLIGIWNYRFRPRHPPHMDTKLSCAEVVHPDELDEEFDTFPTSKQQDVARMRYDRLRSVAGRIQTVVGDMATQGERFQALLSWRDPRATSLYVIFCFIAAVVLYITPFKIIALVAGLFWLRHPRFRSKLPSVPSNFFRRLPSRADSML; translated from the coding sequence ATGAATCCTCTAGATGCTAAGGAGGACTTCAAGCTGAAGGATACCAAGCCTCAGCTTGGAGAACGATGGCCACATGGTGGAGCACGTGGAGGAGGCGGATGGATTAGCAGCGACAGAGCTACAAGCACCTATGATCTTGTTGAGCAGATGTTTTATCTCTATGTTCGAGTTGTCAAAGCCAAAGATCTTCCCACAAACCCTGTAACTGGAAACATTGACCCGTATATAGAAGTGAAACTTGGCAACTACAGAGGAAAAACAAAGCATTTTGAGAAGAAAATCAACCCTGAATGGAACCAGGTCTTTGCATTCTCGAAGGACAAGATTCAGTCTTCAGTTCTTGAAGTGTTCGTTAGAGACAGAGAGATGGTTGGAAGAGATGACTATATCGGGAAGGTAGTCTTCGACATGCATGAAGTGCCTACAAGGGTTCCACCAGATAGCCCTTTAGCACCTCTGTGGTACAGATTAGAGGACCGGCACAAGGATAGCAAGGTAAAAGGAGAGGTAATGCTTGCAGTCTGGATGGGAACTCAAGCTGATGAAGCTTTTCCTGAGTCTTGGCATTCAGATGCTGCAACAGTGCAAGGAGAAGGTGTTTACAATGTTCGATCAAAAGTTTATGTATCACCAAAACTCTGGTATCTCAGAGTCAATGTGATTGAAGCTCAGGATGTAGAACCACATGACAGAAGCCAAATGCCACAGGTTTTTGTAAAGGCTCAAGTTGGAAACCAGGTACTCAAAACCAAGCTATGCCCAATTCGCACGTTCAACCCAACATGGAATGAAGATTTGATTTTTGTGGCAGCTGAACCTTTTGAGGAACAGTTGGTACTTACTGTAGAAAATAAGGCGACCTCTGCAAAAGATGAAGTTATGGGAAGGCTAATGTTGCCCCTTCACATCTTTGAGAGACGATTAGATCACCGACCTGTCCACTCTAAATGGTATAACCTTGAAAGGTTTGGGTTCGGTGCTTTGGAGGGAGACAAGAGACATGAGCTCAAGTTTTCAAGCAGAGTTCATCTCAGAGTCTGTCTTGAAGGTGCTTACCATGTACTAGATGAATCAACAATGTACATAAGCGACCAGCGGCCAACAGCTAGGCAGCTGTGGAAGAACCCTATTGGCATTCTTGAAGTTGGTATCCTAAGTGCTCAAGGGCTTCTTCCAATGAAGCCAAAAGAAGGTAGAGGAACTACTGATGCTTATTGCGTAGCCAAGTATGGATTAAAGTGGGTTCGAACTAGAACAATCCTCGAAAGCTTCAATCCCAAGTGGAATGAGCAATATACGTGGGAGGTCTATGATCCTTGCACAGTGATCACAATAGGAGTTTTTGACAACTGCCATTTAGGTGGAACTGAAAAACCAGCTTCAGGTGGTGGAGGTCGTGGCGATTCAAGAATTGGAAAGGTAAGAATTCGACTATCCACCCTTGAAACAGATCGAATATACACACACTCTTATCCACTTCTTGTTCTGCAACCATCTGGACTGAAAAAGATGGGAGAACTCCAACTAGCAGTTAGGTTCACCTGCCTATCTCTGGCAAATATGATTTACCTCTACGGGCATCCATTACTACCAAAAATGCATTATTTGCATCCATTCACTGTAAATCAGCTTGACAGTTTAAGATATCAAGCCATGAATATTGTAGCTGTAAGGCTCGGCCGAGCCGAGCCTCCACTAAGGAAAGAAGTTGTTGAGTATATGCTGGATGTAGATTCTCACATGTGGAGCATGAGAAGAAGCAAAGCTAACTTCTTCCGAATTGTTTCATTGTTCTCTGGTGTGATTTCAATGAGCAAGTGGCTTAGTGAAGTATGCACGTGGAAGAATCCGGTCTCTACTCTCCTAGTTCatgttttgtttttcattttaatctgCTATCCAGAGCTAATTCTTCCGACTATGTTCCTATATATGTTCTTGATTGGAATATGGAATTACCGATTCCGACCTAGGCATCCACCTCATATGGACACAAAACTATCATGCGCAGAAGTTGTTCATCCAGATGAACTAGATGAGGAGTTCGACACTTTCCCTACATCAAAGCAGCAAGATGTAGCACGAATGAGGTATGACAGACTTCGAAGTGTTGCAGGAAGGATTCAGACAGTGGTGGGAGATATGGCTACACAAGGGGAGCGATTTCAGGCTCTGCTTAGTTGGAGAGACCCAAGAGCAACCAGCCTCTATGTAATTTTCTGCTTTATTGCAGCTGTAGTTCTCTATATTACACCTTTCAAGATAATTGCCTTAGTTGCAGGCTTATTTTGGCTTAGACATCCAAGGTTTCGAAGCAAGCTACCATCGGTTCCaagcaatttcttcaggagaTTGCCATCTCGAGCTGACAGCATGCTCtga
- the LOC8277515 gene encoding bZIP transcription factor TGA10 isoform X2 — MSLMGFSWAFQGVVVGETENQAEERKLVDSSFMASNKVINNHSTQLEHQQQQQQQNHHHHHHHQQQHHHQLQEHHHPHQQQQQIPYGMLQSSSSSSIPGSFISKDAGAYDLGELDQALFLYLDGQDPSAVQDQRQSNTGMRPPTLNIFPSQPMHVVEPSSAKTNTPGLVSSATSGSKRPSEPSMELANARNDVASAPEPAKTLKREGNRKGPTTSSSEQEGPKTPDPKTLRRLAQNREAARKSRLRKKAYVQQLESSRIRLTQLEQELQRARAQGLFFGGGGNLLAGDQGLPVGINNISSDAAVFDLEYARWVEEHHRLTCELRAAVQEHLPENELRLFVDNCLAHYDEVMNLKSMVAKSDVFHLVSGMWKTPAERCFMWMGGFRPSELIKVILNQIEPLTEQQILGICGLQQSTQEAEEALSQGLEALNQSLSDTIASDSLSCPPNMANYMGQMAVAMNKLSTLEGFVRQADNLRHQTLHRLHQVLTTRQAARCFLAIAEYSHRLRALSSLWLARPRQE; from the exons ATGTCATTAATGGGGTTTTCATGGGCATTTCAAGGAGTTGTAGTAGGAGAAACAGAAAATCAAGCAGAAGAAAGAAAGCTTGTTGACAGCTCTTTCATGGCTAGTAATAAGGTCATCAATAATCACTCAACACAATTAGAACATCAACAACAACAGCAACAacaaaatcatcatcatcaccatcatcatcagcaacaacatcatcatcaattACAGGAACATCATCATCCAcatcagcagcagcagcaaatTCCTTATGGAATGTTgcaatcatcatcatcatcctcaaTCCCTGGAAGCTTTAT AAGCAAAGATGCTGGAGCATATGACTTGGGAGAATTGGATCAAgcactttttctttatcttgaTGGACAAGACCCTTCTGCTGTTCAAGACCAAAGAC AGAGTAATACTGGAATGAGGCCTCCAACTTTGAACATTTTCCCTTCTCAGCCTATGCATGTAGTAGAGCCATCATCAGCAAAG ACTAATACTCCAGGATTAGTTTCTTCAGCAACTAGTGGTTCAAAGAGACCATCAGAGCCGTCCATGGAGTTGGCCAACGCAAGAAATGATGTTGCATCTGCTCCTGAACCAGCTAAAACTCTCAAG CGTGAAGGGAACCGCAAAGGTCCAACCACTTCAAGCTCAGAGCAAGAAGGACCTAAGACACCAGACCCAAAG ACACTTAGAAGACTTGCTCAGAATAGAGAGGCAGCAAGGAAAAGTAGGCTAAGAAAAAAG GCTTACGTTCAGCAGCTAGAGTCAAGTAGAATTAGGCTAACCCAACTTGAACAAGAGCTACAAAGAGCTAGAGCTCAA gGCCTTTTCTTTGGAGGAGGAGGAAATCTTCTGGCTGGAGATCAAGGTCTTCCTGTAGGTATCAACAACATCAGTTCAG ATGCTGCTGTATTTGACCTGGAGTACGCAAGATGGGTAGAGGAGCATCATCGTCTCACATGCGAGCTTCGAGCAGCAGTACAGGAGCATTTACCTGAGAACGAGCTTAGGCTCTTTGTGGACAACTGCTTAGCTCATTATGACGAGGTGATGAACCTCAAAAGCATGGTTGCCAAATCCGACGTCTTCCATCTTGTTTCTGGCATGTGGAAGACTCCGGCTGAACGTTGCTTCATGTGGATGGGAGGTTTCCGGCCGTCGGAGCTCATCAAG GTTATACTGAACCAAATCGAGCCCTTAACAGAGCAACAAATATTAGGTATATGTGGATTACAGCAATCAACACAAGAAGCCGAAGAAGCCTTGTCACAAGGACTTGAAGCTCTCAATCAATCTCTATCTGATACAATAGCCTCTGATTCATTGAGCTGCCCTCCTAACATGGCTAATTACATGGGCCAGATGGCTGTAGCCATGAACAAGCTTTCTACACTTGAAGGTTTTGTTAGACAG GCAGATAATCTGAGGCACCAAACCCTTCATAGGCTGCATCAAGTATTGACAACCCGGCAAGCTGCAAGGTGTTTTCTGGCCATTGCCGAGTACTCTCATCGTCTTAGAGCTCTGAGCTCTCTGTGGTTGGCTCGTCCACGGCAAGAATAA